The Crocosphaera subtropica ATCC 51142 genome includes a window with the following:
- a CDS encoding chloride channel protein, with the protein MLNNKRQSLFVKVSLWAIGGLLGGLIGSMAAVLLTEAIKQTLNIASRLGTVWLLLLPLVGVTLAVLVLFGLGKGQPVQTLAPREATASGRWGSLMNWYSFPHDIARADLTGDVVNASGVEERFPWNLAPLRALAILSTVGLGASMGTESPAAHIGVATGAWLGNTNPALLQLGRPLAIGGGAASVSALMGIPLVGSFFMFELSERRQVPLTPERVAAMLAGGLVGWGINVAFKLQLIRLVVPKVPPADLWDTVGATLFIGVIAGTITALTGEAIYWARGLRNRPAIRLLIGGLGMLFLAIVIGQVATPAAAFGPGGSAIVWAQNIETTPYHLLAVALLRAASTIAAVLAGGCGGVFVPFLAIGDLSGRVFATTFGVPGDLAGAAGAAAGIAGGYRLPLTAVAMVLGVGGPEAAKLTCLATVVVAALSGLVAARLANQLSSSLRKMSCQKPPSEN; encoded by the coding sequence TTGTGGGCCATTGGGGGCCTGCTCGGAGGTTTGATCGGCTCTATGGCTGCGGTACTGCTGACCGAGGCGATCAAGCAAACCCTCAATATTGCCTCTAGACTAGGCACCGTCTGGCTACTGCTCCTGCCACTGGTCGGCGTTACGTTAGCAGTGCTAGTCCTGTTTGGACTGGGAAAAGGTCAACCTGTGCAAACCTTAGCCCCTCGCGAGGCGACTGCCTCTGGCCGCTGGGGTTCTCTAATGAACTGGTACTCCTTCCCCCATGACATTGCTCGCGCTGATCTCACCGGTGACGTGGTAAACGCATCCGGAGTAGAAGAGCGATTTCCCTGGAATCTGGCCCCCTTGCGCGCCCTTGCCATCCTATCCACTGTTGGCCTGGGTGCTTCCATGGGAACAGAATCACCAGCGGCTCATATTGGCGTTGCGACGGGGGCCTGGTTGGGTAACACAAATCCAGCGCTACTGCAACTGGGGCGGCCTCTGGCAATCGGCGGTGGTGCGGCGAGTGTGTCTGCCTTAATGGGCATCCCACTGGTGGGTAGCTTCTTTATGTTTGAGTTGAGTGAGCGACGGCAGGTTCCCCTCACCCCAGAGCGAGTAGCGGCGATGTTAGCTGGGGGACTGGTTGGATGGGGCATCAACGTTGCCTTTAAGCTCCAACTGATCCGGCTGGTCGTGCCGAAGGTTCCCCCGGCTGACCTCTGGGATACGGTGGGTGCAACTTTGTTTATCGGAGTGATTGCAGGCACGATTACAGCACTCACTGGTGAGGCTATCTACTGGGCTAGAGGCTTGCGAAATAGGCCAGCCATTCGTCTCTTGATCGGTGGCCTGGGGATGCTATTTCTAGCGATCGTGATAGGACAGGTTGCGACTCCAGCAGCGGCTTTTGGGCCAGGGGGATCTGCTATTGTCTGGGCCCAAAACATTGAAACAACTCCTTACCACCTGTTGGCAGTAGCTCTGCTTCGGGCTGCCTCAACCATCGCTGCCGTTTTAGCCGGGGGCTGTGGTGGCGTGTTTGTACCTTTTCTGGCGATCGGTGACCTAAGTGGTCGGGTGTTTGCAACGACCTTTGGGGTTCCAGGGGATCTGGCGGGTGCCGCAGGGGCTGCAGCCGGTATTGCTGGTGGCTATCGCCTGCCGTTGACCGCCGTGGCCATGGTACTGGGGGTGGGTGGCCCAGAAGCAGCCAAGCTAACCTGTCTTGCCACAGTGGTCGTGGCCGCCCTTTCTGGATTAGTGGCCGCACGGTTAGCTAATCAACTCTCCAGTTCCCTGCGCAAAATGAGTTGCCAGAAGCCACCATCAGAGAACTAA